Within the Ochrobactrum vermis genome, the region TATCGCGATGATCGTTCCACGCCGCAGGCGCTGATTGAATCTTATTACAATGCGATCAATCGCAAGGAATATACCCGGGCCTACGGCTATTATTCCGAAGAGGGGCGGGAGCCTGATTTCAAGACCTTCGTAAAGGGCTACGAGACCACCAAGAGCGTGAAGGTCGCGCTGCGGAAAACCGATCCCGATCCAGGCGCAGGCCAGATCTACTGGAGTCAGCCGCTGGCTATCGAAGCGGAGACGGCGGATGGAAAGAAGGAAGTCTTTACAGGCTGCTACACGATTCATCTCACAAATCCGGGTATGCAGGAAGAACCGCCGTTCAAGCCGATGCAGATCATGACAGGCTCGTTGACCAAGTCGCCGCTGGAACTGGAAAAGAGCGTGCCGGAGACGTGTGAAGCGCCCTAGACGGCGATTGACAAAATAGCTCTTGACCTTACCACGATGGGAAGCTCCATCTTAGTGTCATATCCAAAAGGAGTGACCAACTTGATGAAGTTTTCCGTTCCCAAGATGAAATGCGGTGGTTGTGCCGATAACGTTACCGTCGCGCTGCGTAAACTCGATGCAACTGCGCCAATCGATATCGATCTCGACAAGAAAGAGGTGGAGTTCGGCGGCACTGTTTCACAGGATGCTGTGCTTTCCGCATTGGCTGCAGCCGGATATCCGGCAACGAGTGCGCAATAATGTGATTTGAGAGGCGCTTGTATCAAAGTGCTGCAAAAGCTA harbors:
- a CDS encoding heavy-metal-associated domain-containing protein, which codes for MMKFSVPKMKCGGCADNVTVALRKLDATAPIDIDLDKKEVEFGGTVSQDAVLSALAAAGYPATSAQ